The window TCTTTGTCACCGGGGTCGCCTGGGTCCATGTTTCCATAGTGCAGTTCGGCGGCCTGCCGCTGCTGTTCAGCATGGCGGCCATGGCGGCCTTGGCCCTGTACCTGGCCCTTTACCCGGCCCTGGTGGGGTACCTGTTAAACCGCTTCTTCCCCCTGCCCGGCTGGCCTCGGTATTTGGTGGCCCTGCCTATTTTCTGGCTGGCCAGCGAAGGCCTGCGGGGCTGGGTGCTGACCGGCTTTCCCTGGCTTAACCTCGGGGTCAGCCAACTGGACACCCCCTTTGGCAACTGGCTGGCCATAGGTTCTGAGGCCCTGGCCGGCTACCTGCTGGTATGGTGCGCCGGCGCCTTGGCCCTGGCCCGCTACCAAAAACCCTGGGTCCTGGCCGCCCTTGGCCTTATGGGCTTGTCGACACTGCTGCCCCAGCACTGGGTCAAAGCCACCGGCCAGCAACTGAAGGTAGCCCTGGTCCAGGGCAACATTCCCCAGAGCCTTAAGTGGAACCCAGACAGCCTGGCGCCCACCTTGCAGGCCTATCAGGATCTGAGCCGTCCGTCCCTGGATGCCGACTTGGTGCTGTGGCCCGAGGCGGCCGTGCCGGACCTGGAACCGGCAGAACAGCCTTTCTTGGACCGCCTCAACAGCCTGGCAGCCTTTCGCCACACCAGCCTGGTCACCGGTATCATCGACTACCACTTTGGCAGCGACAGCTACTTCAATACGGTGATCGTCCTGGACGGGGACTACTACTACGGCGACAGCAACCGCTATAACAAGCACCACCTGCTGCCCATAGGGGAGTTCGTGCCCTTTGGTGATCTGCTAAGGCCCATAGCGCCCCTGTTCAACCTGCCCATGTCCGACTTCCAGCGCGGCCCGGCTGTCCAGCCCAACCTCAAGGTGGCCGGCCACCAGGCGGCCATGGCCATCTGCTATGAAGTGGCCTTTTCAGGCCAGGTCAGGGCCAATGTCCACAAAGACACCGATTTGTTGATGACGGTGTCCAACGACGCCTGGTTCGGCGATTCCATCGGCCCCTGGCAGCACCTGCAAATTGCCCAAGTCAGGGCCCGTGAGCTGGGCAGGCCCATGCTCAGGGCGACCAACGACGGCGTTACCGCCACCGTCGACGCCCTCGGCCATATCCAGCGCCAGTTGCCGCGCTTTGTACCGGCCACCCTCAACGACAGCATTCATTTGGTGCGCGGCCAGACCCCCTACGGGCGCTTTGGGCTGCTGTGGGCTTGGTTGCTGCTGCCGCTACTGCTGCTGGGTTGGCGCTTTCGCCTGCATTGAAAAAGCCCCCTGACGGGGGCTTTTTTGTTAAGAGGCGCTTTGTAATTCCCGCTGGAAGCGGTCGTTGCTGCATTGGGGGCACAAAGGAATGCGCCCCGGGTGGTAGAAGTGCATCACAAAGCCGCAGCGCACGCAGCGCAGGGCGCCAAAGCCGATGAAGTCCTCACTGCGATAGCCGTCGGGGTGGGCCAGGTCCCTGGCAAAGCTCTGCCAGCCCAGCTGGGTTTGGTCGGCGGCGTCATAGAGCAGCTTCCACAGCTCCTCGGTGCGCGGGTCCACGTCCAGGCCCCCCTGGTGTTCGGCCAGGGCCTGTAAGTCGTCCCGCAGCTTGGCTTCCACCAGGGCCCACTCGTCCTTGGTCAGCTCGCCAGCGGCGTGCAGCAGGCCCTTGGCCTCCTCCACCAGTGCCTCGAAGCGGGCCTCCACCCTGCCCTCATGCAACCTTTTTTTCAGCTCATCGAGCAGCCGTTGATAACCTTTTACTGCCATGGTCTGACTCCTTGCTTTTTCTTTGTGATACGCCCTCAGCGGGCAGATTGCAAGATGGGTCATTGGTGGGTGGCAGGTGGCCTTTGCGCAAGGTAT of the Gallaecimonas xiamenensis 3-C-1 genome contains:
- a CDS encoding zinc ribbon-containing protein, whose product is MAVKGYQRLLDELKKRLHEGRVEARFEALVEEAKGLLHAAGELTKDEWALVEAKLRDDLQALAEHQGGLDVDPRTEELWKLLYDAADQTQLGWQSFARDLAHPDGYRSEDFIGFGALRCVRCGFVMHFYHPGRIPLCPQCSNDRFQRELQSAS
- the lnt gene encoding apolipoprotein N-acyltransferase, which codes for MTLQRLKSPLAAWLLGALSHLAFAPYHLAFVLLLTLPLWLWQLQGKTARQGAWLGFSFGFGFFVTGVAWVHVSIVQFGGLPLLFSMAAMAALALYLALYPALVGYLLNRFFPLPGWPRYLVALPIFWLASEGLRGWVLTGFPWLNLGVSQLDTPFGNWLAIGSEALAGYLLVWCAGALALARYQKPWVLAALGLMGLSTLLPQHWVKATGQQLKVALVQGNIPQSLKWNPDSLAPTLQAYQDLSRPSLDADLVLWPEAAVPDLEPAEQPFLDRLNSLAAFRHTSLVTGIIDYHFGSDSYFNTVIVLDGDYYYGDSNRYNKHHLLPIGEFVPFGDLLRPIAPLFNLPMSDFQRGPAVQPNLKVAGHQAAMAICYEVAFSGQVRANVHKDTDLLMTVSNDAWFGDSIGPWQHLQIAQVRARELGRPMLRATNDGVTATVDALGHIQRQLPRFVPATLNDSIHLVRGQTPYGRFGLLWAWLLLPLLLLGWRFRLH